A genomic segment from Leopardus geoffroyi isolate Oge1 chromosome A2, O.geoffroyi_Oge1_pat1.0, whole genome shotgun sequence encodes:
- the LOC123606997 gene encoding serine protease 58-like: MKFILFWALLNLTVALAFDPDYLTDITPPYLVYLKSDYLPCAGVLVHPLWVITAAHCNLPKLQVILGITNPSNSDEKDIQVVGYEKMIHHPHFSVTSIEYDLMLIKLREYIELNDYVKLVSLPEEPAPEEAMCMVSTWAYNLCDASKDPDSLQNVNISIISRRECHNAYKTYKIQEGMLCLGIVPGRRLSCKEVTAAPAVCNGVLQGILAFADGCVLRADVGIYTKIFNYMSWIRNTIKNN, from the exons ATGAAGTTTATCCTCTTCTGGGCTCTCTTGAACCTGACTG TTGCCCTGGCTTTTGATCCAGATTACCTAACTGACATCACTCCTCCATACCTGGTCTACTTGAAATCTGATTACTTGCCCTGTGCTGGAGTTCTGGTTCACCCCTTATGGGTGATCACAGCTGCACACTGCAACTTACC AAAGCTTCAGGTTATATTGGGGATTACAAATCCATCAAACTCTGATGAGAAAGATATACAAGTAGTTGGCTATGAGAAGATGATTCATCATCCACACTTCTCAGTCACTTCTATTGAATACGACCTGATGTTAATCAAGCTGAGAGAATACATTGAACTCAATGACTATGTGAAACTGGTCAGCCTGCCTGAGGAACCTGCCCCTGAAGAAGCCATGTGCATGGTCTCCACGTGGGCCTACAACCTATGTGATGCCT CCAAAGATCCTGACTCACTGCAGAATGTGAACATCTCCATAATCTCCAGGCGTGAGTGCCACAATGCCTATAAAACCTACAAGATCCAGGAAGGTATGCTGTGCTTAGGCATTGTGCCAGGAAGGAGGCTGTCCTGCAAG GAAGTCACAGCTGCCCCAGCAGTCTGCAATGGGGTCCTTCAAGGAATATTGGCTTTTGCAGATGGATGTGTTTTGAGAGCTGATGTTGGCATCTATACCAAAATCTTTAACTACATGTCCTGGATTAGAAACACAATCAAAAACAACTGA
- the LOC123606996 gene encoding cationic trypsin isoform X2 yields MKTFIFLALLGAAVAFPVDDDDKIVGGYTCPRNSVPYQVSLNSGYHFCGGSLINSQWVVSAAHCYKSRIQVRLGEHNIAVSEGSEQFINSAKVIRHPRYNANTIDNDIMLIKLSSPATLNSRVSAISLPRSCAPSGSQCLISGWGNVQSFGEIGRGRHFLQLTVEKNKRNLYPCDLSHQRALPSPLRPVSKLEYVTIVPHSLLRIECVIP; encoded by the exons ATGAAGACCTTCATCTTCCTTGCTCTCCTGGGAGCTGCTG TTGCTTTCCCCGTTGATGATGATGACAAGATCGTTGGGGGCTACACCTGTCCGAGGAACTCTGTCCCCTACCAGGTGTCCCTGAACTCGGGCTACCACTTCTGTGGTGGCTCCCTCATCAATTCCCAGTGGGTGGTGTCTGCAGCTCACTGCTACAAGTC CCGAATCCAGGTGCGTCTGGGAGAACACAACATTGCAGTCTCTGAGGGCAGTGAACAATTCATCAATTCGGCCAAGGTCATCCGCCACCCGAGATACAATGCAAACACTATTGATAATGACATCATGCTGATTAAATTGAGCTCACCTGCCACCCTCAACTCTCGAGTGTCTGCTATCTCTCTGCCAAGATCTTGTGCACCTTCTGGTTCCCAGTGCCTCATCTCTGGCTGGGGAAATGTCCAGAGCTTTGGGG AGATAGGAAGAGGCAGGCATTTCCTTCAATTAactgttgaaaaaaacaaaaggaatctcTACCCATGTGACTTATCCCATCAGCGGGCTCTCCCATCCCCTCTGAGACCTGTGAGCAAGTTGGAATATGTCACTATAGTGCCCCACTCTCTCCTGAGGATCGAATGTGTGATACCTTAG
- the LOC123606996 gene encoding cationic trypsin isoform X3, which yields MKTFIFLALLGAAVAFPVDDDDKIVGGYTCPRNSVPYQVSLNSGYHFCGGSLINSQWVVSAAHCYKSRIQVRLGEHNIAVSEGSEQFINSAKVIRHPRYNANTIDNDIMLIKLSSPATLNSRVSAISLPRSCAPSGSQCLISGWGNVQSFGENYPDVLQCLKAPILTDSACRKAYPGQITSNMICLGFLEGGKDSCQR from the exons ATGAAGACCTTCATCTTCCTTGCTCTCCTGGGAGCTGCTG TTGCTTTCCCCGTTGATGATGATGACAAGATCGTTGGGGGCTACACCTGTCCGAGGAACTCTGTCCCCTACCAGGTGTCCCTGAACTCGGGCTACCACTTCTGTGGTGGCTCCCTCATCAATTCCCAGTGGGTGGTGTCTGCAGCTCACTGCTACAAGTC CCGAATCCAGGTGCGTCTGGGAGAACACAACATTGCAGTCTCTGAGGGCAGTGAACAATTCATCAATTCGGCCAAGGTCATCCGCCACCCGAGATACAATGCAAACACTATTGATAATGACATCATGCTGATTAAATTGAGCTCACCTGCCACCCTCAACTCTCGAGTGTCTGCTATCTCTCTGCCAAGATCTTGTGCACCTTCTGGTTCCCAGTGCCTCATCTCTGGCTGGGGAAATGTCCAGAGCTTTGGGG AAAATTATCCCGATGTCCTGCAGTGTCTGAAAGCTCCCATACTAACTGACAGTGCTTGCCGTAAAGCCTACCCAGGCCAGATCACCAGCAACATGATCTGTCTGGGCTTCCTGGAAGGCGGAAAGGACTCTTGCCAG AGATAG
- the LOC123606996 gene encoding cationic trypsin isoform X1 has translation MKTFIFLALLGAAVAFPVDDDDKIVGGYTCPRNSVPYQVSLNSGYHFCGGSLINSQWVVSAAHCYKSRIQVRLGEHNIAVSEGSEQFINSAKVIRHPRYNANTIDNDIMLIKLSSPATLNSRVSAISLPRSCAPSGSQCLISGWGNVQSFGENYPDVLQCLKAPILTDSACRKAYPGQITSNMICLGFLEGGKDSCQGDSGGPVVCNNQLQGIVSWGAGCAQRGKPGVYTKVCNYVSWIQQTIAAN, from the exons ATGAAGACCTTCATCTTCCTTGCTCTCCTGGGAGCTGCTG TTGCTTTCCCCGTTGATGATGATGACAAGATCGTTGGGGGCTACACCTGTCCGAGGAACTCTGTCCCCTACCAGGTGTCCCTGAACTCGGGCTACCACTTCTGTGGTGGCTCCCTCATCAATTCCCAGTGGGTGGTGTCTGCAGCTCACTGCTACAAGTC CCGAATCCAGGTGCGTCTGGGAGAACACAACATTGCAGTCTCTGAGGGCAGTGAACAATTCATCAATTCGGCCAAGGTCATCCGCCACCCGAGATACAATGCAAACACTATTGATAATGACATCATGCTGATTAAATTGAGCTCACCTGCCACCCTCAACTCTCGAGTGTCTGCTATCTCTCTGCCAAGATCTTGTGCACCTTCTGGTTCCCAGTGCCTCATCTCTGGCTGGGGAAATGTCCAGAGCTTTGGGG AAAATTATCCCGATGTCCTGCAGTGTCTGAAAGCTCCCATACTAACTGACAGTGCTTGCCGTAAAGCCTACCCAGGCCAGATCACCAGCAACATGATCTGTCTGGGCTTCCTGGAAGGCGGAAAGGACTCTTGCCAG GGTGACTCTGGTGGCCCTGTGGTCTGCAACAACCAGCTCCAGGGCATTGTGTCCTGGGGTGCCGGCTGCGCTCAAAGAGGCAAACCCGGTGTCTACACCAAGGTCTGCAACTACGTGAGCTGGATTCAGCAGACCATCGCTGCCAACTAA